The DNA segment ATTCTTCGACCCAGCAGAATTGCATAATACTCGAGACTGTTTTATGACTATGTTACGAAGACTGTGAGAACCAAAGACAGGgagtaaaagaaaaactagtttttttgtgtattgaaaatcaatttttacgcAATGCAATTAGTGGAGAAATGCATTTTCCttacataaaatcaaaataccCGACTACCAGTAAAGTTTTGCGCCTTTAGgttgatttgttttgaatttcatttcaattttattcctCAAATTGTATAATGAAAACAAGGAATAAATGGCCGACAATAGAAAAATCCTTCTTTTACCTATGCACTATGTACAGTGTATTAGTTACAACCGTTTGTATCGGCGATGTCTGCtgtgaaaacagaaaattgtcCGATGGTtctttcactgaaaatcttaTTAATTCCAATTTTGTGAATTACCACACTATTCACtgttgatttattttacttaattttcaCCATTCACTTAACTTTATCACtcaaaatattcacaatttaaattccaaaaaatcgACGCGACATTTTTACTTTCGACCCGCATTCGATCGAAACTTCTCTACTACtgaatataaaagaaaaaaaaaatgttgttgtaaGAGAAGCAGGCATTATATGGAAAGCCATAGACCACGAACCGAAGATGAAACGAAATCCACGAAGTGGATTAAGGCTACTCGAGCACTAAACTTTTCACTCCGTTTTGCCGGCAACATTTTGTTAAATCGACAGACAACGAAAACCTGAACCTAAATgaacatttaacatttttgtaattaaacaGATAAGCTAAGTCAAATCGTGCATGAAATCATgataattttctattaaacGAATGCAAGGTTTTAGTATTGAAATGCATAGTTGAATGCGCGTCCAGCCTTAACTATGCCGGCAAAAAAGAAATGTCAGATAAGTTTTGGTGTTGCCAATGTTGCCATATTGAACTAGAAATCCTCTTTTTGTTTGGTAGATTCAAATTTTGGAGGTAATGGAAAGAAAGGAAAGTTAAGTATagattccacttaaaaagagcactccgtttagcctccgtctacatgacagttgtaaaatagaacaaaagaactgtcacgcaaacggagtggaaattgaatttatttcaattttttactccgtttacgtgacagttccattgttttattttacaactgtcatgtaaacggaggctaaacggagtgctctttttaagtggaaactatactttataATCGAATTTTTAACGCTGAGTCCGTAGTCTGTGAGTACCGATTTTAATAGGTTACTGTAAATTGTCTTTGATGTGGTTCTTTTACATTTACTAACGTAACTGGAATCAGAAAtccatttgtatgaaatactAAGCTGTGCGTTATATCAGATTAATTCGTTCAGTGCATTTTAATCTGATCAAAATCAGTTGTCAACttttcgatgataaatgaTTTCTTGGAGATAACTTTCTactcaatgaaagtgtaaaccaGGCATTGTCTATTTTGGCCCGTAGGACTTAGATATTAtgtaaacgcactcattttcacataaattgtAAGTGCGTTGAAGTTAAATAGGCCGCTCGGCCAGTTCTAGTTTCGTTACAGTACAGAACCTAAATCTGAAAGAATAGGTATACACAACCACGAAGGCAAGGCTGTGAAACAATAGGTGAAGACCcttctgagttgatcaagAAGGAGGtggaacacaaattttgacaatttataCAAATTCTGTTAAACACGCTCATTACAGACTATGTGACATGCCAACTtgctaaaaatattattttatcagGTGCTTAGTGTTCATAagtttttaacaaaatgtcTGAGCTACCCGTATTCgtcaaagttctgaaagaacaggttaagacactcacGAAGACGGCTGAcatcaattttgttaaatgCACTCATTACATATTGtgtgaaaagtcaatttgatttttttttttttgctaaaaagaaattgagcTGTAAGTGCGCTgacgcgccgcgtcattcacaataacaaacaaagtggcattttccttatacaaaatgtgtcatttattgtgaatgaagcggcgcgaaattcctagcagccgttttacaaaaaagttgTGACTATCACAAAACAGTTGGCCCAGATTTTTAAGCAAATTTGTGTTTTGAAAGAAAGGGAGATATGGCGTTTATAGCGAACTTTCGGGCACATCTGATTCTGTTATTCTGTTATATATGGCGttacctccgcccatataTCTACCTTGGCCATTCCGTTCAAAGTTTATAAGTTCAAGTTATAGTTCAAATAGTAAGGCAAACTAAAGAGTCGGCGTCAATCTCGTCTTGAACATTTCGATTCGTCAAAACACATTCAACCGCATTCAACATTTAGATATCAAATTATGTTTGAATTTCTTGATCTAAGGCGAAGAAGAGGTTAATCGACTTTTTATTTATACCTACTAAAGGACTTTGCTTGTTGAAATGTCGAAAGAAtaagtgcttaaaacatgaaaagcaCACCCATAAACAAAAGTTAGAATTAAAAGTTCATCGTATAGCAAACAATATCAACATTTATCACTCATATGTTAAGTTTTGGTTAGTGACTAAACATCTCTATGAATTAACTACACGTAAGGGATAATGCTCGCGCAGGCACTTTAGGCacgccggaaagtgctaagggggtCGAGGAatatatccaaataaatttctcaaaatcgaaaaccaaatttttgatttttagaaatttatttggaggtattcctcgactcaattagcactttccggtgtgcctaaagtagacaagtcacaataaccggtaacgtgttttaattttataacatttattttgctgtatTTTGCTACTTATATGATCACAATACTATTCGTAgccattttaaaatttcattattttcccacacaattttcaaataaaatcccCAAATCTCACTCGGCTCAATCTCTAATGCCCATAATAAGATGAGTGTCGTCCGACAAATACACCATCCCGAAGTTTGAAGTTTTCCGAAGTCTATTCCACGAAGTGCGTTCTTTAGCGCATTTGCACCTCGGTTAAGAATTTTCGTCAACATTTTACGTAGTTTAATCTTATCTTAAGTGCATATAATTAATAACAATTACACGAAACTGTAGCCACAGGTTTGTTAATTACCatttaaataaagtttttgtaTAAGTGTCCCTGATAACGTGAAAAAAATGGCAAAGCGTCTGGTCTAATTCCATTGAATGATGGTTACTCCGCTATACAGTTGTACCGCAAGAGAAACATTGTCTCCTccaaaaggattttttttcgctcgtCTCAAAGAGAAATGGCGTCtggttgaaaaaatttcgtacTTGTCACATGGTTATTGatgagaataatttttgtaatttgttaTTTCTGTTACAAATGTTTGGCTACtttcatgaaaatgatttgatgaaaactgaaattcaaTCGATGACTAATGCGGTGTCGATGATCGACTccgagacaaaaaaaaatgtcgcgGTCGCGGTCGCTCTCTTTGTTAGGTGGTGTGCAACATTGCGCCGATAATATTCATTTCAGACAGACAGAACAACTggtgtaaatttattttttttactgcaAAAATCGTACTATTCCGAGTGCATTTTGAATTGGTAGAGCGTTGATGTAACTATTCGAACAATTATGCCAACATTTCATTGAACAGTTATTTCCTATTGCACTAATTCTCACGGTTTTGATCTTgtttgtggtttttttttttcgtgattttcaGAAATTCCCAATCtacgaagttttttttctacatttttgcGATCGAATTAATTATCGTTAGTTTGTTTgagacatttttgaaaaaaaaatctctttctTTGTCTAAAAACCATAGACACCGGGGCtttggaaattaattaaattcgttGATTGCATGTCAAAAAGGATAAAAGAAAGGAATAAAAATCGATCTCacagaattttgaattttgattgtttcAGCTACTTGTAAATACAGTGTACATAGCGATGAGCTCACAAACTCGTACGACTGGCGGTAGCCGTCCGTCGAAGAAGACCAACAATGTATCTGGATCCGCTAAAACAGTGACCATTACCAAGAAAACAGAACATCCAAAACCAGAAAAGGATAAAGTTCATGTTAAAGTGAgtatcagaaatatttttacattaaTCGAAAGGGATCTAAAGGGATTCTATCAGCGATTGACTGTTTCTTCAAAATGTCTTACGTAATGGTCGTTTGATAGGCTGTGATGTTTCGCAAGGCGGCtccttttttttgcaatcCACTTTATGATGATTGAGCACTTGTTCGATAAATTCTCACGAATTATTTGTAATTCCCTTTTGGAAACATCCAACTGACACAGAacacaatttattattattcagcCTGAGGTGGCGTGTATATTTGATTGTCTGGATTacgttgttgtttgttttcatATGTATAtacgacaacaacaaattattcTGTTGGCATTATcgcaataacaataattttatcatCAGTCATTTATGgttcaattttaaatatgACTCACGTTCTTCGTTCACGTTTTTCATAAATCCATAGAATAACTTATCGAACTCTTGGGGAGAGGAACGTGATTATGTGGTGAAGGCCTATCCAATTGGCGTTCAATCGCAAGACCAATGTGAACATTTAGTATTGATTTTATCAGTGTCACCAATCTCGATTCTATTTGAATCGTTATCAGTTCATAATGATGAACATTGACCATTCAAGTGCTAACAAtggaattttgtttgtattgcaGCCAACAGCAGAACAGATTCGTATCGCTCAAATCACAGACATCAACAGTGGTTCAGAGGATCCGAAAATGCGTGAGAAAGTTGCTAGTCTGATGGAGACTACTCATCGTTCCGAGGAAGATGTTTGTTGTGCGTTGTATGAGTGTGACAATGATTTGGATCGTGCcgtcatatttttgtttgaaactcTTCCTGTTGGGGCGTTTGAGACGTCGTccaagaagaaaaagaatcgATTGACTAGTGGAAGTGGAGACGCTACTGGTGACGAATGGGGCGACAATGGAACATCAGGACCGAATAACAATGATGTTCGTGAACGGTCACGCAACCGCACTGGCATGCGTGGGGGTCGTGGCGGTTCAGATAGTCGTGGATGGAGAGGCAGAGAGTCACGAGAAAATGACCGAAATGCATCAGATAATAGGGGAGAACGTGTTGAAAGATGGCAAGGAGGCAGTCGTGGAAGTGGACGAGGTGGTTTTCGCGGCGGTTTCGGAAGTCGTGGAGGTCGTGGCGGAAGAGGTGGTTCAAGGGGAACTAATCGTGATAATAATCGCATATTTAGACCCGAAGAGAATCACGAGGTTGAAACTTGGAACAACAGTCTTGTTACTGCGACTGTTGATCAAAATAAAACCGAAGATTGGGGCGGAGACTGGGACAACGACGAATACACTGAGTCATTGGCTGACAGCAAGGTATTCACGCCGAGTGTCAATCAAAACCAAACGGTAGAATTATCTGCTCCGCCTGGTCTTGAACAGCAACTACTCAATCCGCCGTCCCAACTGACTGATGATTTGGTGCAGTATAGTGCAACGGTTGTGTCAAGTACTGCTACAGgtacatttttttcgtaagGTAAATATCGAAAGAAAATTCTCTTATTCATTTACAGCAGGTGCTGTGGCTGCAGTGAACAACAACCAGGTGCAATATCCCGAAATTCACGGTTCGTCGGTAGCTCTGCGTCAGGCACTGGATTTGCCGCAAATAAATGCATCTTCACTATCGGTCGAGCAATCTCAGTATTTCAAGTCGCTATCTTCTCAAAATTCCAACCAACAAGCATCTATGAATGCCTATCAGGTGCCACAGCCTGTGCAATATTCGACCAGTTACTCGAGCAACAATAGCTACGTTGACCAAGTGGTTTCATCCCAGCAAGCACCAACTCGAAAGCCTCGAGCAAGAGTGCCGCCTCCATCTAAAATACCGTCAACTGCCGTTGAAATGCCTGGTGATACTTTAAACAACATCGGTTATCTGGACGTTCAGTTCGGTCAACTTGAGTTCGGCAATGAAGAAGCATTTGACGCCATTACGGATAAATTCAATGCGACAATCGACAGCTCGCAGAGCGTTACTGGTGATGTTAcgactgactaccaaactaAATCGTCCGTACAACAGCAGCAAAATGTTTTGGCATCGCAAATGATCCCAACTGCAGATGTATTGTCCGGCCAAAGTGATGGATTATCCACGGCGTACAATCAAAGGGGTGGTTCAGTCCAACAGTCTGTGTCTGTGGGTAGTAACATCAGCAACAGTGCAGGTAAATATAACCATAAGATACCCAA comes from the Bradysia coprophila strain Holo2 unplaced genomic scaffold, BU_Bcop_v1 contig_358, whole genome shotgun sequence genome and includes:
- the LOC119081343 gene encoding protein lingerer isoform X29, producing the protein MLLVNTVYIAMSSQTRTTGGSRPSKKTNNVSGSAKTVTITKKTEHPKPEKDKVHVKPTAEQIRIAQITDINSGSEDPKMREKVASLMETTHRSEEDVCCALYECDNDLDRAVIFLFETLPVGAFETSSKKKKNRLTSGSGDATGDEWGDNGTSGPNNNDVRERSRNRTGMRGGRGGSDSRGWRGRESRENDRNASDNRGERVERWQGGSRGSGRGGFRGGFGSRGGRGGRGGSRGTNRDNNRIFRPEENHEVETWNNSLVTATVDQNKTEDWGGDWDNDEYTESLADSKVFTPSVNQNQTVELSAPPGLEQQLLNPPSQLTDDLVQYSATVVSSTATAGAVAAVNNNQVQYPEIHGSSVALRQALDLPQINASSLSVEQSQYFKSLSSQNSNQQASMNAYQVPQPVQYSTSYSSNNSYVDQVVSSQQAPTRKPRARVPPPSKIPSTAVEMPGDTLNNIGYLDVQFGQLEFGNEEAFDAITDKFNATIDSSQSVTGDVTTDYQTKSSVQQQQNVLASQMIPTADVLSGQSDGLSTAYNQRGGSVQQSVSVGSNISNSAALEQLAKADHYGNAVSSSATSGYHNQSAYNNNVSNSKTSGYQPGANQQGYTNSNYSQQVTTGNSYSTAASNSSYSSYNQSGVNPYQQSNSNNVSGVNSSSGVSSNNSVPVGSGSNNSNVVSSAPSVLANSAITTSSMSSPSLGLNNTKVTSSATKSSGIVPSNVAMVSQYIPTGMPFYQQPTVYSYEEIQMMQQRMPHVPGYYDMNYQPPTSLGAAGVRDGNIGSVAAYSTISDARFTRTDNNSSPVSNVPSTMSQQTGSGGPLLNLPYAYFYGGNMMAGGFQYGTPAIYPQQMPTANASSGGQFPKPSYNSGYGSTAYDTLGQNTQDYSKGAYPGTGVGQQSKGQNVTNPPPSGTGADISSSMYGKSHVALNKVNSYDKQSYSATPPPFNLTGTQTAGANSQGYNAQHMYIQAMPPAGHHMHQQIQMDGRVQNASRRDSNSTGQRQQSSSQSKSGAKPGYSPSYWTAQN
- the LOC119081343 gene encoding protein lingerer isoform X10; its protein translation is MLLVNTVYIAMSSQTRTTGGSRPSKKTNNVSGSAKTVTITKKTEHPKPEKDKVHVKPTAEQIRIAQITDINSGSEDPKMREKVASLMETTHRSEEDVCCALYECDNDLDRAVIFLFETLPVGAFETSSKKKKNRLTSGSGDATGDEWGDNGTSGPNNNDVRERSRNRTGMRGGRGGSDSRGWRGRESRENDRNASDNRGERVERWQGGSRGSGRGGFRGGFGSRGGRGGRGGSRGTNRDNNRIFRPEENHEVETWNNSLVTATVDQNKTEDWGGDWDNDEYTESLADSKVFTPSVNQNQTVELSAPPGLEQQLLNPPSQLTDDLVQYSATVVSSTATAGAVAAVNNNQVQYPEIHGSSVALRQALDLPQINASSLSVEQSQYFKSLSSQNSNQQASMNAYQVPQPVQYSTSYSSNNSYVDQVVSSQQAPTRKPRARVPPPSKIPSTAVEMPGDTLNNIGYLDVQFGQLEFGNEEAFDAITDKFNATIDSSQSVTGDVTTDYQTKSSVQQQQNVLASQMIPTADVLSGQSDGLSTAYNQRGGSVQQSVSVGSNISNSAAKADHYGNAVSSSATSGYHNQSAYNNNVSNSKTSGYQPGANQQGYTNSNYSQQVTTGNSYSTAASNSSYSSYNQSGVNPYQQSNSNNVSGVNSSSGVSSNNSVPVGSGSNNSNSNSNSGYLSSQYPSSQTSSTYPSQPSNAYQSSQSVYGNTGLSNNTGYANSSNVSSAASQYSNFSSTKLKETTPVTTIYESVVSSAPSVLANSAITTSSMSSPSLGLNNTKVTSSATKSSGIVPSNVAMVSQYIPTGMPFYQQPTVYSYEEIQMMQQRMPHVPGYYDMNYQPPTSLGAAGVRDGNIGSVAAYSTISDARFTRTDNNSSPVSNVPSTMSQQTGSGGPLLNLPYAYFYGGNMMAGGFQYGTPAIYPQQMPTANASSGGQFPKPSYNSGYGSTAYDTLGQNTQDYSKGAYPGTGVGQQSKGQNVTNPPPSGTGADISSSMYGKSHVALNKVNSYDKQSYSATPPPFNLTGTQTAGANSQGYNAQHMYIQAMPPAGHHMHQQIQDSNSTGQRQQSSSQSKSGAKPGYSPSYWTAQN
- the LOC119081343 gene encoding protein lingerer isoform X17, whose amino-acid sequence is MLLVNTVYIAMSSQTRTTGGSRPSKKTNNVSGSAKTVTITKKTEHPKPEKDKVHVKPTAEQIRIAQITDINSGSEDPKMREKVASLMETTHRSEEDVCCALYECDNDLDRAVIFLFETLPVGAFETSSKKKKNRLTSGSGDATGDEWGDNGTSGPNNNDVRERSRNRTGMRGGRGGSDSRGWRGRESRENDRNASDNRGERVERWQGGSRGSGRGGFRGGFGSRGGRGGRGGSRGTNRDNNRIFRPEENHEVETWNNSLVTATVDQNKTEDWGGDWDNDEYTESLADSKVFTPSVNQNQTVELSAPPGLEQQLLNPPSQLTDDLVQYSATVVSSTATAGAVAAVNNNQVQYPEIHGSSVALRQALDLPQINASSLSVEQSQYFKSLSSQNSNQQASMNAYQVPQPVQYSTSYSSNNSYVDQVVSSQQAPTRKPRARVPPPSKIPSTAVEMPGDTLNNIGYLDVQFGQLEFGNEEAFDAITDKFNATIDSSQSVTGDVTTDYQTKSSVQQQQNVLASQMIPTADVLSGQSDGLSTAYNQRGGSVQQSVSVGSNISNSAAKADHYGNAVSSSATSGYHNQSAYNNNVSNSKTSGYQPGANQQGYTNSNYSQQVTTGNSYSTAASNSSYSSYNQSGVNPYQQSNSNNVSGVNSSSGVSSNNSVPVGSGSNNSNSNSNSGYLSSQYPSSQTSSTYPSQPSNAYQSSQSVYGNTGLSNNTGYANSSNVSSAASQYSNFSSTKLKETTPVTTIYESVVSSAPSVLANSAITTSSMSSPSLGLNNTKVTSSATKSSGIVPSNVAMPGYYDMNYQPPTSLGAAGVRDGNIGSVAAYSTISDARFTRTDNNSSPVSNVPSTMSQQTGSGGPLLNLPYAYFYGGNMMAGGFQYGTPAIYPQQMPTANASSGGQFPKPSYNSGYGSTAYDTLGQNTQDYSKGAYPGTGVGQQSKGQNVTNPPPSGTGADISSSMYGKSHVALNKVNSYDKQSYSATPPPFNLTGTQTAGANSQGYNAQHMYIQAMPPAGHHMHQQIQMDGRVQNASRRDSNSTGQRQQSSSQSKSGAKPGYSPSYWTAQN
- the LOC119081343 gene encoding protein lingerer isoform X15; this translates as MLLVNTVYIAMSSQTRTTGGSRPSKKTNNVSGSAKTVTITKKTEHPKPEKDKVHVKPTAEQIRIAQITDINSGSEDPKMREKVASLMETTHRSEEDVCCALYECDNDLDRAVIFLFETLPVGAFETSSKKKKNRLTSGSGDATGDEWGDNGTSGPNNNDVRERSRNRTGMRGGRGGSDSRGWRGRESRENDRNASDNRGERVERWQGGSRGSGRGGFRGGFGSRGGRGGRGGSRGTNRDNNRIFRPEENHEVETWNNSLVTATVDQNKTEDWGGDWDNDEYTESLADSKVFTPSVNQNQTVELSAPPGLEQQLLNPPSQLTDDLVQYSATVVSSTATAGAVAAVNNNQVQYPEIHGSSVALRQALDLPQINASSLSVEQSQYFKSLSSQNSNQQASMNAYQVPQPVQYSTSYSSNNSYVDQVVSSQQAPTRKPRARVPPPSKIPSTAVEMPGDTLNNIGYLDVQFGQLEFGNEEAFDAITDKFNATIDSSQSVTGDVTTDYQTKSSVQQQQNVLASQMIPTADVLSGQSDGLSTAYNQRGGSVQQSVSVGSNISNSAALEQLAKADHYGNAVSSSATSGYHNQSAYNNNVSNSKTSGYQPGANQQGYTNSNYSQQVTTGNSYSTAASNSSYSSYNQSGVNPYQQSNSNNVSGVNSSSGVSSNNSVPVGSGSNNSNSNSNSGYLSSQYPSSQTSSTYPSQPSNAYQSSQSVYGNTGLSNNTGYANSSNVSSAASQYSNFSSTKLKETTPVTTIYESVVSSAPSVLANSAITTSSMSSPSLGLNNTKVTSSATKSSGIVPSNVAMPGYYDMNYQPPTSLGAAGVRDGNIGSVAAYSTISDARFTRTDNNSSPVSNVPSTMSQQTGSGGPLLNLPYAYFYGGNMMAGGFQYGTPAIYPQQMPTANASSGGQFPKPSYNSGYGSTAYDTLGQNTQDYSKGAYPGTGVGQQSKGQNVTNPPPSGTGADISSSMYGKSHVALNKVNSYDKQSYSATPPPFNLTGTQTAGANSQGYNAQHMYIQAMPPAGHHMHQQIQMDGRVQNASRRDSNSTGQRQQSSSQSKSGAKPGYSPSYWTAQN
- the LOC119081343 gene encoding protein lingerer isoform X16, translated to MLLVNTVYIAMSSQTRTTGGSRPSKKTNNVSGSAKTVTITKKTEHPKPEKDKVHVKPTAEQIRIAQITDINSGSEDPKMREKVASLMETTHRSEEDVCCALYECDNDLDRAVIFLFETLPVGAFETSSKKKKNRLTSGSGDATGDEWGDNGTSGPNNNDVRERSRNRTGMRGGRGGSDSRGWRGRESRENDRNASDNRGERVERWQGGSRGSGRGGFRGGFGSRGGRGGRGGSRGTNRDNNRIFRPEENHEVETWNNSLVTATVDQNKTEDWGGDWDNDEYTESLADSKVFTPSVNQNQTVELSAPPGLEQQLLNPPSQLTDDLVQYSATVVSSTATAGAVAAVNNNQVQYPEIHGSSVALRQALDLPQINASSLSVEQSQYFKSLSSQNSNQQASMNAYQVPQPVQYSTSYSSNNSYVDQVVSSQQAPTRKPRARVPPPSKIPSTAVEMPGDTLNNIGYLDVQFGQLEFGNEEAFDAITDKFNATIDSSQSVTGDVTTDYQTKSSVQQQQNVLASQMIPTADVLSGQSDGLSTAYNQRGGSVQQSVSVGSNISNSAALEQLAKADHYGNAVSSSATSGYHNQSAYNNNVSNSKTSGYQPGANQQGYTNSNYSQQVTTGNSYSTAASNSSYSSYNQSGVNPYQQSNSNNVSGVNSSSGVSSNNSVPVGSGSNNSNSNSNSGYLSSQYPSSQTSSTYPSQPSNAYQSSQSVYGNTGLSNNTGVVSSAPSVLANSAITTSSMSSPSLGLNNTKVTSSATKSSGIVPSNVAMVSQYIPTGMPFYQQPTVYSYEEIQMMQQRMPHVPGYYDMNYQPPTSLGAAGVRDGNIGSVAAYSTISDARFTRTDNNSSPVSNVPSTMSQQTGSGGPLLNLPYAYFYGGNMMAGGFQYGTPAIYPQQMPTANASSGGQFPKPSYNSGYGSTAYDTLGQNTQDYSKGAYPGTGVGQQSKGQNVTNPPPSGTGADISSSMYGKSHVALNKVNSYDKQSYSATPPPFNLTGTQTAGANSQGYNAQHMYIQAMPPAGHHMHQQIQMDGRVQNASRRDSNSTGQRQQSSSQSKSGAKPGYSPSYWTAQN
- the LOC119081343 gene encoding protein lingerer isoform X19 — encoded protein: MLLVNTVYIAMSSQTRTTGGSRPSKKTNNVSGSAKTVTITKKTEHPKPEKDKVHVKPTAEQIRIAQITDINSGSEDPKMREKVASLMETTHRSEEDVCCALYECDNDLDRAVIFLFETLPVGAFETSSKKKKNRLTSGSGDATGDEWGDNGTSGPNNNDVRERSRNRTGMRGGRGGSDSRGWRGRESRENDRNASDNRGERVERWQGGSRGSGRGGFRGGFGSRGGRGGRGGSRGTNRDNNRIFRPEENHEVETWNNSLVTATVDQNKTEDWGGDWDNDEYTESLADSKVFTPSVNQNQTVELSAPPGLEQQLLNPPSQLTDDLVQYSATVVSSTATAGAVAAVNNNQVQYPEIHGSSVALRQALDLPQINASSLSVEQSQYFKSLSSQNSNQQASMNAYQVPQPVQYSTSYSSNNSYVDQVVSSQQAPTRKPRARVPPPSKIPSTAVEMPGDTLNNIGYLDVQFGQLEFGNEEAFDAITDKFNATIDSSQSVTGDVTTDYQTKSSVQQQQNVLASQMIPTADVLSGQSDGLSTAYNQRGGSVQQSVSVGSNISNSAAKADHYGNAVSSSATSGYHNQSAYNNNVSNSKTSGYQPGANQQGYTNSNYSQQVTTGNSYSTAASNSSYSSYNQSGVNPYQQSNSNNVSGVNSSSGVSSNNSVPVGSGSNNSNSNSNSGYLSSQYPSSQTSSTYPSQPSNAYQSSQSVYGNTGLSNNTGVVSSAPSVLANSAITTSSMSSPSLGLNNTKVTSSATKSSGIVPSNVAMVSQYIPTGMPFYQQPTVYSYEEIQMMQQRMPHVPGYYDMNYQPPTSLGAAGVRDGNIGSVAAYSTISDARFTRTDNNSSPVSNVPSTMSQQTGSGGPLLNLPYAYFYGGNMMAGGFQYGTPAIYPQQMPTANASSGGQFPKPSYNSGYGSTAYDTLGQNTQDYSKGAYPGTGVGQQSKGQNVTNPPPSGTGADISSSMYGKSHVALNKVNSYDKQSYSATPPPFNLTGTQTAGANSQGYNAQHMYIQAMPPAGHHMHQQIQMDGRVQNASRRDSNSTGQRQQSSSQSKSGAKPGYSPSYWTAQN
- the LOC119081343 gene encoding protein lingerer isoform X2, which encodes MLLVNTVYIAMSSQTRTTGGSRPSKKTNNVSGSAKTVTITKKTEHPKPEKDKVHVKPTAEQIRIAQITDINSGSEDPKMREKVASLMETTHRSEEDVCCALYECDNDLDRAVIFLFETLPVGAFETSSKKKKNRLTSGSGDATGDEWGDNGTSGPNNNDVRERSRNRTGMRGGRGGSDSRGWRGRESRENDRNASDNRGERVERWQGGSRGSGRGGFRGGFGSRGGRGGRGGSRGTNRDNNRIFRPEENHEVETWNNSLVTATVDQNKTEDWGGDWDNDEYTESLADSKVFTPSVNQNQTVELSAPPGLEQQLLNPPSQLTDDLVQYSATVVSSTATGAVAAVNNNQVQYPEIHGSSVALRQALDLPQINASSLSVEQSQYFKSLSSQNSNQQASMNAYQVPQPVQYSTSYSSNNSYVDQVVSSQQAPTRKPRARVPPPSKIPSTAVEMPGDTLNNIGYLDVQFGQLEFGNEEAFDAITDKFNATIDSSQSVTGDVTTDYQTKSSVQQQQNVLASQMIPTADVLSGQSDGLSTAYNQRGGSVQQSVSVGSNISNSAALEQLAKADHYGNAVSSSATSGYHNQSAYNNNVSNSKTSGYQPGANQQGYTNSNYSQQVTTGNSYSTAASNSSYSSYNQSGVNPYQQSNSNNVSGVNSSSGVSSNNSVPVGSGSNNSNSNSNSGYLSSQYPSSQTSSTYPSQPSNAYQSSQSVYGNTGLSNNTGYANSSNVSSAASQYSNFSSTKLKETTPVTTIYESVVSSAPSVLANSAITTSSMSSPSLGLNNTKVTSSATKSSGIVPSNVAMVSQYIPTGMPFYQQPTVYSYEEIQMMQQRMPHVPGYYDMNYQPPTSLGAAGVRDGNIGSVAAYSTISDARFTRTDNNSSPVSNVPSTMSQQTGSGGPLLNLPYAYFYGGNMMAGGFQYGTPAIYPQQMPTANASSGGQFPKPSYNSGYGSTAYDTLGQNTQDYSKGAYPGTGVGQQSKGQNVTNPPPSGTGADISSSMYGKSHVALNKVNSYDKQSYSATPPPFNLTGTQTAGANSQGYNAQHMYIQAMPPAGHHMHQQIQMDGRVQNASRRDSNSTGQRQQSSSQSKSGAKPGYSPSYWTAQN
- the LOC119081343 gene encoding protein lingerer isoform X11 gives rise to the protein MLLVNTVYIAMSSQTRTTGGSRPSKKTNNVSGSAKTVTITKKTEHPKPEKDKVHVKPTAEQIRIAQITDINSGSEDPKMREKVASLMETTHRSEEDVCCALYECDNDLDRAVIFLFETLPVGAFETSSKKKKNRLTSGSGDATGDEWGDNGTSGPNNNDVRERSRNRTGMRGGRGGSDSRGWRGRESRENDRNASDNRGERVERWQGGSRGSGRGGFRGGFGSRGGRGGRGGSRGTNRDNNRIFRPEENHEVETWNNSLVTATVDQNKTEDWGGDWDNDEYTESLADSKVFTPSVNQNQTVELSAPPGLEQQLLNPPSQLTDDLVQYSATVVSSTATGAVAAVNNNQVQYPEIHGSSVALRQALDLPQINASSLSVEQSQYFKSLSSQNSNQQASMNAYQVPQPVQYSTSYSSNNSYVDQVVSSQQAPTRKPRARVPPPSKIPSTAVEMPGDTLNNIGYLDVQFGQLEFGNEEAFDAITDKFNATIDSSQSVTGDVTTDYQTKSSVQQQQNVLASQMIPTADVLSGQSDGLSTAYNQRGGSVQQSVSVGSNISNSAAKADHYGNAVSSSATSGYHNQSAYNNNVSNSKTSGYQPGANQQGYTNSNYSQQVTTGNSYSTAASNSSYSSYNQSGVNPYQQSNSNNVSGVNSSSGVSSNNSVPVGSGSNNSNSNSNSGYLSSQYPSSQTSSTYPSQPSNAYQSSQSVYGNTGLSNNTGYANSSNVSSAASQYSNFSSTKLKETTPVTTIYESVVSSAPSVLANSAITTSSMSSPSLGLNNTKVTSSATKSSGIVPSNVAMVSQYIPTGMPFYQQPTVYSYEEIQMMQQRMPHVPGYYDMNYQPPTSLGAAGVRDGNIGSVAAYSTISDARFTRTDNNSSPVSNVPSTMSQQTGSGGPLLNLPYAYFYGGNMMAGGFQYGTPAIYPQQMPTANASSGGQFPKPSYNSGYGSTAYDTLGQNTQDYSKGAYPGTGVGQQSKGQNVTNPPPSGTGADISSSMYGKSHVALNKVNSYDKQSYSATPPPFNLTGTQTAGANSQGYNAQHMYIQAMPPAGHHMHQQIQDSNSTGQRQQSSSQSKSGAKPGYSPSYWTAQN